In Rubrobacter radiotolerans DSM 5868, a genomic segment contains:
- a CDS encoding GntR family transcriptional regulator produces MVQGLWCEGRSVIRLEAEGEAGSGGLLYVRVERSIEDLIVRRRYRVGDRLPPEMRLVGELGVSRATVRAGLARLEKRGLVERRQGSGTFLVRPPEGARLRNGLERLETYTTQAAKLGLRLGSRDVRVEGGAAGPEESEALGVAVGESVVRLRRVLLVDGEPSGWMEDVVPAGVVGAEEVEREFRPEAMLLDLLVERGVPVSFSRLEIDAELVGPGDRVGVALGLEETSAALSLTETMYLTDGGIAQHSRNLFLPGRLDLHVVREFYEKR; encoded by the coding sequence GTGGTTCAGGGTCTTTGGTGCGAGGGGAGGTCGGTTATCCGGCTGGAGGCGGAAGGCGAGGCGGGTTCCGGGGGTCTGCTCTACGTGCGAGTGGAGCGGAGCATAGAGGATCTTATCGTGAGGCGACGTTACCGGGTCGGGGACCGGCTGCCGCCGGAGATGCGGCTCGTCGGGGAGCTCGGGGTCTCGCGGGCGACGGTGCGGGCCGGGCTCGCGCGCCTTGAGAAGCGCGGGCTCGTGGAGCGGCGGCAGGGGAGCGGGACGTTCCTTGTCCGGCCTCCTGAGGGAGCGCGGCTGAGGAACGGTCTGGAGCGGCTCGAAACGTACACGACGCAGGCCGCGAAGCTCGGGCTCAGGCTCGGGAGCCGGGACGTCCGGGTGGAGGGCGGAGCGGCGGGACCGGAGGAGTCGGAGGCGCTCGGGGTCGCGGTCGGGGAGAGCGTGGTCCGGTTGAGACGCGTGCTGCTCGTCGACGGAGAGCCCTCGGGCTGGATGGAGGACGTCGTGCCCGCCGGCGTCGTCGGCGCGGAGGAGGTCGAGCGAGAGTTCCGGCCGGAGGCGATGCTTCTGGACCTGCTCGTCGAGCGCGGCGTCCCGGTGAGCTTCAGCCGCCTAGAGATAGACGCCGAGCTCGTGGGGCCGGGGGACCGGGTCGGGGTTGCGCTCGGGCTGGAGGAGACGTCGGCCGCGCTCTCGCTCACGGAAACGATGTACCTGACCGACGGCGGCATCGCCCAGCACTCACGCAACCTCTTTCTTCCGGGGAGGCTCGACCTGCACGTCGTCCGGGAGTTCTACGAGAAGAGATAG
- a CDS encoding tRNA-binding protein, with protein MSEISWQDFEKVDVRVGRIVRAEPFPEARKPAFKLRVDFGSPLGERQTSAQLTARYTAEGLVGRQVLAVVNFPPKRIAGFKSEVLVLGVPDENGEVVLISPDAEVPAGGRMF; from the coding sequence TTGAGTGAGATAAGCTGGCAGGACTTCGAGAAGGTCGATGTACGGGTCGGGAGGATCGTTCGGGCCGAGCCGTTCCCGGAGGCGCGGAAGCCCGCGTTCAAGCTCCGGGTGGACTTCGGATCGCCGCTCGGAGAGCGACAGACCTCGGCCCAGCTGACGGCGCGCTACACGGCAGAGGGTCTCGTCGGGCGGCAGGTCCTTGCCGTCGTGAACTTCCCGCCAAAGAGGATCGCAGGCTTCAAGAGCGAGGTGCTCGTGCTCGGGGTGCCGGACGAGAACGGGGAAGTCGTCCTGATCTCCCCGGACGCCGAGGTCCCTGCGGGAGGCAGGATGTTCTAG
- a CDS encoding EAL domain-containing protein produces MSGCDRCSGRAQERTYPEGLHGRLYLAPPLGHTTGTIKRLVRESRLSLSEAAEGTLCIEADREEMTTLSGALRRELSAAEMKDTRAVILPAEAEFGISDLAGVRDLGTLTALVEAAWLREIAREDRFTVHFQPIVRAAEPEQVFAYECLLRGLDGEGALVSPGPMFDAAREAGLLFELDRRARIKAIEEASAHDIRQNVFINFNPTSIYDPVYCLRSTMQAIDRSGIPAENIVFEVTETDEVRDTEHLYRTLEFYRNAGFRIALDDLGAGYSSLNLLARLRPDFVKLDLFLTRDVDADPYKAMVAKKVMDLARELGATVVAEGVETEEEWRWFRENGADLVQGYFFARPASPPPSPASLYAAR; encoded by the coding sequence ATGAGCGGCTGCGACCGTTGCAGCGGAAGGGCGCAGGAGAGAACCTATCCCGAAGGGCTGCACGGCAGGCTCTACCTGGCCCCGCCCCTCGGGCACACGACGGGAACGATAAAGCGGCTTGTCCGGGAGTCCCGGCTGAGCCTGTCCGAGGCTGCGGAGGGGACGCTCTGCATCGAGGCCGACCGGGAGGAGATGACGACCCTGAGCGGTGCCCTGCGCCGGGAGCTGAGCGCCGCCGAGATGAAAGATACAAGAGCCGTCATCCTTCCCGCGGAGGCCGAGTTCGGCATCTCCGACCTTGCGGGAGTCCGGGACCTCGGGACGCTGACCGCCCTTGTCGAGGCGGCCTGGCTGCGGGAGATCGCTCGCGAGGACCGGTTTACGGTTCACTTTCAGCCGATCGTCCGCGCCGCCGAGCCGGAGCAGGTCTTCGCCTACGAATGCCTGCTGCGCGGGCTCGACGGGGAGGGAGCGCTCGTGAGTCCGGGGCCGATGTTCGACGCCGCCCGGGAGGCCGGGCTGCTCTTCGAGCTCGACCGCCGGGCAAGGATAAAGGCGATCGAGGAAGCCTCCGCGCACGACATCCGGCAGAACGTCTTTATCAACTTCAACCCGACCTCGATCTACGACCCGGTCTACTGCCTGAGGAGCACGATGCAGGCCATAGACCGCTCCGGCATCCCGGCGGAGAACATCGTCTTCGAGGTGACGGAGACCGACGAGGTCCGGGACACCGAGCACCTCTACCGGACGCTTGAGTTCTACCGGAACGCGGGGTTCAGGATCGCCCTCGACGACCTCGGAGCGGGCTACAGCTCGCTGAACCTGCTCGCCCGTCTACGGCCGGACTTCGTGAAGCTCGACCTCTTCCTGACGCGCGACGTGGACGCGGACCCCTACAAGGCCATGGTCGCAAAGAAGGTCATGGACCTTGCGCGGGAGCTCGGCGCGACCGTCGTCGCCGAGGGCGTCGAGACCGAGGAGGAGTGGCGCTGGTTCCGGGAGAACGGCGCGGACCTCGTCCAGGGTTACTTCTTTGCGCGTCCCGCCTCCCCGCCGCCCTCCCCGGCGAGCCTCTACGCCGCCCGCTGA
- a CDS encoding AIM24 family protein, with product MSETDLSRFTEVSPEGRFTLQNSAMLKVRLQDDEVQALLGSMVAYQGDVRFEHKSSGLGRFFKRAMTGEGVRLMRCYGTGDLFLAQDKRKVMIIDLDGERMTVNGDNILAFEPGIEWDIRRVEGAGSLAGGLFNVVLEGSGKVALTSAGEPVMLDTSTPTFADPESAIAWSGGVRTSIKSDLSFKTFLGRGSGESFQIAFEGRGWVLVQPSEGTVVPPHSHGSSGGDFSG from the coding sequence GTGAGCGAGACGGATCTCAGCCGGTTCACCGAGGTCAGCCCGGAGGGGCGTTTCACGCTCCAGAACTCGGCGATGCTCAAGGTGAGGCTCCAGGACGACGAGGTGCAGGCGCTTCTCGGCTCGATGGTCGCCTACCAGGGCGACGTGCGCTTCGAGCACAAGTCGAGCGGCCTCGGGAGGTTCTTCAAGCGCGCGATGACGGGCGAGGGTGTCCGGCTCATGCGGTGCTACGGCACGGGCGACCTCTTTCTCGCGCAGGACAAGCGCAAGGTCATGATCATAGACCTCGACGGCGAGCGAATGACCGTAAACGGCGACAACATCCTCGCCTTCGAGCCGGGCATCGAGTGGGACATCCGGCGCGTCGAGGGCGCGGGTAGCCTTGCGGGAGGGCTCTTCAACGTCGTGCTCGAAGGGTCGGGCAAGGTCGCGCTGACGTCGGCCGGAGAGCCCGTCATGCTCGACACGAGCACCCCGACCTTTGCCGACCCGGAGTCCGCAATAGCCTGGAGCGGCGGGGTCAGAACGAGCATAAAGAGCGACCTCTCGTTCAAGACCTTTCTCGGGCGCGGGAGCGGAGAGTCGTTCCAGATCGCCTTCGAGGGACGGGGGTGGGTCCTTGTCCAGCCCTCCGAGGGGACGGTCGTTCCTCCGCACTCGCACGGAAGCTCCGGCGGCGACTTCAGCGGCTGA
- a CDS encoding LLM class F420-dependent oxidoreductase, which yields MIEIGYTTMTEQRSPKDLIRDFVAAEEAGFDFSVTSDHFHPWLEEQGHSPNAWAVLGAAAQATETLPLMTYVTCPIMRYHPAVVAQQAATLALLSDGRFRLGLGAGENLNEHVVGAGWPSVEVRHEMFVEAIEIIKLLFNGGYASYRGEYFDLDGAKLFDLPDTPPEIGIAASGRPSTRIAAQLGDFLIATEPKAELIRMFGEEGGEGKYAVGQIPVCWGESVEECKRVAREQFRWAATGWKVQAELPNPVNFDAATTYVREDDIAEMISCGPDPQGIVEAVRPFAEAGFTHVALVQVGQNQKEFCNFYEKELKDALKEL from the coding sequence TTGATCGAGATCGGCTACACCACCATGACCGAGCAGCGCTCTCCGAAGGACCTTATCCGGGACTTTGTGGCGGCGGAGGAGGCGGGCTTCGACTTCTCCGTTACCTCAGACCACTTCCACCCGTGGCTCGAGGAGCAGGGCCACTCCCCGAACGCCTGGGCGGTCCTCGGGGCGGCGGCTCAGGCGACGGAGACGCTCCCCCTGATGACGTACGTAACGTGCCCGATCATGCGCTACCACCCGGCGGTCGTCGCCCAGCAGGCCGCGACGCTCGCGCTTCTCTCGGACGGACGCTTCAGGCTCGGGCTCGGGGCGGGCGAGAACCTCAACGAGCACGTCGTTGGGGCGGGCTGGCCCTCCGTCGAGGTGCGCCACGAGATGTTCGTCGAGGCGATCGAGATAATAAAGCTGCTCTTCAACGGCGGGTACGCCAGCTACCGGGGCGAGTACTTCGACCTCGACGGCGCAAAGCTCTTCGACCTCCCGGACACGCCCCCGGAGATAGGCATCGCCGCAAGCGGCCGTCCCTCTACGCGCATCGCCGCCCAGCTCGGCGACTTCCTTATCGCGACCGAGCCGAAGGCCGAGCTTATCCGGATGTTCGGCGAGGAAGGCGGCGAAGGCAAGTACGCAGTGGGGCAGATCCCGGTCTGCTGGGGCGAGAGCGTCGAGGAGTGCAAGCGGGTCGCCCGGGAGCAGTTCCGCTGGGCCGCGACGGGCTGGAAGGTCCAGGCCGAGCTGCCGAACCCCGTCAACTTCGACGCCGCAACAACCTACGTCCGCGAGGACGACATAGCGGAGATGATCTCCTGCGGCCCCGACCCGCAGGGCATCGTCGAGGCGGTCCGGCCCTTCGCCGAAGCCGGATTCACCCACGTCGCCCTCGTGCAGGTCGGCCAGAACCAGAAGGAGTTCTGCAACTTCTACGAAAAGGAGCTCAAGGACGCGCTCAAGGAACTCTAG
- a CDS encoding response regulator transcription factor: MTPVRALIVASSPLLRAGLRSMLAEASVEVVGEAATLALSGERPDAEVLIVADEDPAGAGLTEELVETDQASAGRSLVLISSDETAVSWLRELPLSGWGIVSPDAPPEELQAAVAAAARGLVVFERSLVERLTLAPEEDGEDEAPSPLTGRETEVLELLSRGLPNKQVARRLDISEHTVKFHVSSIFAKLGASSRAEAVALGARRGAITL, encoded by the coding sequence GTGACGCCGGTGCGGGCCCTGATCGTGGCCTCGTCTCCGCTGCTCCGGGCGGGGCTGCGCTCGATGCTCGCCGAGGCGTCAGTCGAGGTAGTTGGTGAGGCTGCCACGCTCGCTCTTAGCGGGGAACGCCCCGACGCCGAGGTCCTGATCGTCGCCGATGAGGACCCGGCAGGGGCTGGACTTACCGAGGAGCTCGTGGAAACAGACCAGGCCAGCGCGGGACGGTCGCTTGTCCTGATCTCCTCCGACGAGACGGCCGTCTCGTGGCTCCGGGAGCTGCCGCTCTCCGGATGGGGAATAGTCTCTCCGGACGCTCCGCCGGAGGAGCTTCAGGCCGCGGTCGCGGCCGCCGCCCGGGGGCTCGTCGTCTTCGAGCGGTCGCTTGTCGAACGGCTGACGCTCGCACCCGAAGAAGACGGGGAGGACGAAGCCCCAAGCCCTCTGACCGGGCGCGAGACGGAGGTGCTGGAGCTTCTAAGCCGCGGCCTACCGAACAAGCAGGTCGCCCGCAGGCTCGACATAAGCGAGCACACCGTCAAGTTCCACGTCTCCTCGATCTTCGCCAAGCTCGGCGCATCGAGCCGCGCCGAAGCCGTGGCGCTCGGAGCGCGGCGGGGAGCGATAACCCTCTAA
- a CDS encoding S1C family serine protease, producing MAGKVEDVDATAGFAAGISSEVSRLAERARRSVVQVENGAGGAGAGVVWPGEGPGDLVLTNAHVVSTSGRGASGREPREVRLTRHDGRGFRAGVLRSDAALDLALLEVRGAQGLVPATPGDSGTLRVGELVIAVGHPWGRPGAATLGIVSGRPVRSLPEGPVEFIRSDVSLAPGNSGGPLLDSRGMVVGINAMVFGATALSIPSNLVRDWVASSPDGRARLGVGLRAVRLTDSAPGAVPGGVPGLLVTKVYSGSARRRGLRIGDVLLAADGARLEGVGDLFAALARGGPSQPVKFSVLRAGEVFEVEIGGAGSESAA from the coding sequence GTGGCCGGGAAGGTTGAGGACGTGGACGCTACAGCGGGCTTTGCGGCCGGGATCTCCTCCGAGGTCTCCCGGCTTGCGGAACGGGCCAGAAGGAGCGTCGTCCAGGTAGAGAATGGCGCGGGCGGCGCGGGGGCCGGAGTCGTCTGGCCCGGTGAAGGTCCCGGGGACCTCGTCCTTACGAACGCGCACGTCGTCTCGACGAGCGGTCGGGGCGCGAGCGGTCGTGAGCCGCGTGAGGTCCGGCTCACGAGGCACGATGGTCGGGGTTTTCGAGCCGGTGTCCTGAGGTCTGATGCGGCGCTCGACCTTGCGCTGCTCGAAGTCCGGGGCGCGCAAGGTCTCGTCCCTGCGACGCCGGGCGACTCAGGGACTTTGCGCGTGGGCGAGCTGGTCATTGCGGTCGGACATCCCTGGGGCAGGCCCGGCGCGGCGACGCTCGGGATCGTGAGCGGCAGGCCCGTCAGAAGCCTCCCCGAAGGTCCGGTCGAGTTTATCCGCTCGGATGTCTCGCTTGCGCCGGGGAACTCCGGCGGACCGCTCCTGGACAGCCGGGGGATGGTAGTCGGGATCAACGCGATGGTCTTCGGGGCGACCGCGCTCTCCATACCGAGCAACCTTGTCCGGGACTGGGTTGCGTCTTCGCCGGACGGCAGGGCCCGGCTCGGGGTCGGGCTACGCGCCGTCCGGCTCACCGACTCCGCTCCCGGGGCCGTCCCGGGTGGCGTTCCGGGACTTCTTGTTACGAAGGTCTATAGCGGTTCCGCGCGGCGGCGGGGCCTGCGCATCGGGGACGTGTTGCTCGCAGCGGACGGCGCGAGGCTCGAAGGCGTGGGCGACCTCTTCGCGGCGCTCGCACGGGGCGGACCTTCCCAGCCGGTGAAGTTCTCCGTACTGCGAGCGGGCGAAGTCTTTGAGGTCGAGATCGGAGGGGCGGGTTCGGAGAGTGCGGCGTGA
- a CDS encoding S1C family serine protease, whose product MAEKKSGSEAGAQTGSVLAALSGGIADAVEAASPAILRVNGRHRRPASGVHYAEDLVLTASHSVERDEGLSVETHDGRRLRAEIVGRDPQNDLALLRAAGLGSENIATPADREPRVGELALTLGRASGEGVRASLGVVSALGSGARRGRRRWGWTPDRYVQTDAAPYQGLGGGALLDASGEVLGIVVASFRGSATVAIPADVAWSRAESLRESGSLKRGYLGIYSQPVKLPQSARRDQENGLLVVGVGEDTPAARGGLMVGDILVSVDGHAVEDTYDLLNLLDGGRAGKTVALGLLRGGRETEVRVTVGERGREG is encoded by the coding sequence ATGGCAGAGAAGAAGAGCGGAAGCGAAGCCGGCGCGCAGACCGGGAGCGTGCTCGCTGCGCTCTCCGGCGGGATCGCGGACGCGGTCGAGGCGGCTTCGCCCGCGATCCTCCGGGTAAACGGTCGGCACCGACGTCCGGCGAGCGGGGTCCACTACGCGGAGGACCTCGTCCTGACCGCAAGCCACTCGGTCGAGCGCGACGAGGGCCTTTCGGTCGAGACGCACGACGGCCGCAGGCTCCGGGCCGAGATCGTCGGCCGGGACCCGCAGAACGACCTCGCGCTGCTCCGGGCCGCTGGGCTCGGCTCCGAGAACATCGCGACTCCGGCCGACCGGGAGCCACGCGTCGGGGAGCTTGCGCTGACGCTCGGGCGGGCCTCCGGCGAGGGAGTCCGGGCGAGCCTCGGGGTCGTGAGCGCCCTCGGGAGCGGAGCTCGTCGGGGTCGTCGCCGCTGGGGCTGGACCCCGGACCGCTACGTCCAGACCGACGCCGCACCGTACCAAGGGCTCGGGGGCGGCGCGCTTTTGGACGCGAGCGGGGAGGTGCTCGGGATCGTGGTCGCCTCCTTCCGGGGCAGCGCGACGGTCGCGATCCCGGCCGACGTCGCCTGGAGCCGGGCCGAAAGCCTGCGGGAGAGCGGCTCTCTGAAGCGCGGCTACCTCGGCATCTACAGCCAGCCGGTGAAGCTGCCGCAGAGCGCCAGGCGGGACCAGGAGAACGGTCTGCTCGTCGTTGGAGTAGGGGAGGACACCCCGGCCGCGCGTGGGGGTCTGATGGTCGGGGACATCCTTGTGAGCGTGGACGGACATGCGGTCGAGGACACTTACGACCTGCTGAACCTGCTCGACGGCGGGCGTGCCGGGAAGACCGTCGCGCTCGGGTTGCTGCGCGGCGGCCGGGAGACCGAGGTCCGGGTAACGGTCGGCGAGCGTGGCCGGGAAGGTTGA
- the leuS gene encoding leucine--tRNA ligase yields the protein MTDTRAREDHGTFEYDPTALERRWRERWEEAGLYKTDEDESKPKHYALTMLPYPSGDLHVGHWYPMTPSDSHARFMRMNGYRVFFPIGFDAFGLPAENAAIKRGIHPRDWTYSNIENMRGQLRQMGAMFDLDAEVVTCDPEYYRWNQWFFIEFFKRGLAYRKQAPVDWCPNDNTTLAREQVIGPERVCERCGTPVVKKNLWQWLFRITDYADELLDFSKLDWPERVETLQRNWIGRSEGAEIRFAVPGYGDIEVFTTRPDTLFGATFFVMSPEHPAVDDITTDEQRAAVEAYKEHASRMSEIDRTDATREKTGVFTGAYATNPANGKPIPIYLADYVLMGYGTGAIMAVPGQDERDWEFAEKYDLPIVRTVKPPEDFDGKAYTGDGPAMNSGFLDGLGVEEAKAEMIRHLEETGRGGPTVTYRLRDWLISRQRYWGTPIPMIHCGECGTVPVPEEDLPVLLPEDAEFTPTGESPLKLREDFWRVECPQCGGPAERETDTMDTFMDSSWYQYRYLSPHYDEGPFDPERGRKWLPVDLYTGGVEHATMHLLYTRFFTKVMRDMGLVDFDEPMKRLFNQGTILGPDGQKMSKSRGNVVNPQEYVDRYGSDALRCYLMFIGPWNEGGPWDGGGFGGVSRWLRRAVSLASDAEGSTAEADPQEIGRRTNRLVKKVTEDVRDFRFNTAIAALMEHVNYLLAVKGRVAGEEWTEALKTFTLVLAPIAPHHAEQLWHDLGEKDSVHLQSWPGWDEAEISSETVTLIVQVNGKLRDRIEAPADLDEEGAKRLALGSSKVAAHTDGKTLRKTVYVPGRLVNLVVG from the coding sequence ATGACCGACACCCGCGCCAGAGAAGACCACGGCACCTTCGAGTACGACCCGACCGCGCTGGAGCGACGCTGGCGCGAGCGGTGGGAGGAGGCGGGCCTCTACAAGACCGACGAGGACGAGTCGAAGCCCAAGCACTACGCACTGACGATGCTCCCTTATCCTTCGGGGGACCTGCACGTCGGTCACTGGTATCCGATGACCCCGTCCGACAGCCACGCTCGTTTCATGCGGATGAACGGCTACCGGGTCTTTTTCCCCATAGGCTTCGACGCCTTCGGGCTCCCGGCCGAGAACGCCGCCATAAAGCGCGGCATCCACCCTCGCGACTGGACGTACTCGAACATCGAGAACATGCGCGGCCAGCTCCGGCAGATGGGAGCGATGTTCGACCTCGACGCCGAGGTCGTCACCTGCGATCCGGAGTACTACCGGTGGAACCAGTGGTTCTTTATCGAGTTCTTCAAGCGCGGCCTCGCCTACCGCAAGCAGGCCCCGGTGGACTGGTGCCCGAACGACAACACGACGCTTGCAAGGGAGCAGGTCATAGGACCCGAGCGCGTTTGCGAGCGGTGCGGGACGCCGGTGGTGAAGAAGAACCTCTGGCAGTGGCTTTTCAGGATCACGGACTACGCCGACGAGCTGCTCGACTTCTCGAAGCTCGACTGGCCCGAGCGCGTCGAGACGCTTCAGCGGAACTGGATCGGCCGCTCCGAAGGGGCGGAGATCAGGTTCGCCGTCCCCGGCTACGGCGACATCGAGGTCTTCACGACGAGACCCGATACCCTCTTCGGCGCGACGTTCTTTGTCATGTCCCCGGAACATCCCGCGGTCGACGACATCACGACCGACGAGCAGCGAGCCGCAGTCGAAGCGTACAAGGAGCACGCCTCGCGGATGTCCGAGATAGACCGCACCGACGCCACGCGCGAGAAGACCGGGGTGTTCACCGGAGCCTACGCGACGAACCCGGCGAACGGGAAGCCCATCCCGATCTACCTCGCAGACTACGTGCTGATGGGCTACGGGACGGGGGCTATCATGGCCGTCCCCGGTCAGGACGAGCGCGACTGGGAGTTCGCCGAGAAGTACGATCTGCCGATCGTCCGCACCGTGAAACCCCCCGAGGACTTCGACGGCAAGGCATACACCGGCGACGGTCCTGCCATGAACAGCGGCTTCCTCGACGGGCTCGGGGTCGAAGAGGCGAAGGCGGAGATGATCCGCCACCTCGAAGAGACGGGGCGGGGCGGGCCGACCGTGACGTACCGGCTTCGCGACTGGCTTATAAGCCGCCAGCGCTACTGGGGCACGCCGATACCCATGATCCACTGCGGGGAGTGCGGCACGGTCCCCGTCCCCGAAGAGGACCTCCCGGTGCTCCTTCCCGAGGACGCGGAGTTCACCCCGACGGGCGAGTCGCCGCTCAAGCTGCGCGAGGACTTCTGGCGCGTGGAGTGCCCGCAGTGCGGCGGCCCCGCCGAGCGCGAGACGGACACGATGGACACGTTCATGGATTCGTCTTGGTACCAGTACCGCTACCTCAGCCCGCACTACGATGAGGGACCGTTCGATCCGGAGAGGGGCCGGAAGTGGCTGCCCGTCGACCTCTACACTGGCGGCGTGGAGCACGCGACGATGCACCTGCTCTATACGCGTTTCTTCACGAAGGTGATGCGCGACATGGGCCTCGTTGACTTTGACGAGCCGATGAAGCGGCTCTTCAACCAGGGGACGATCCTCGGCCCCGACGGGCAGAAGATGTCGAAGAGCCGCGGCAACGTCGTCAACCCGCAGGAGTACGTGGACCGCTACGGCTCGGACGCCCTCCGGTGCTACCTGATGTTTATCGGGCCGTGGAACGAGGGTGGGCCGTGGGACGGCGGCGGCTTCGGGGGCGTCTCGCGGTGGCTGAGGCGCGCCGTCTCGCTCGCAAGCGACGCCGAAGGCTCCACCGCCGAGGCCGACCCGCAGGAGATCGGCCGCCGAACGAACCGGCTCGTCAAGAAGGTGACGGAGGACGTCCGGGACTTCCGGTTCAACACAGCGATCGCCGCTCTTATGGAGCACGTCAACTACCTGCTCGCGGTGAAGGGCCGCGTCGCCGGAGAGGAGTGGACCGAGGCCCTGAAGACCTTCACGCTCGTGCTGGCGCCGATCGCCCCGCATCACGCCGAGCAGCTCTGGCACGACCTCGGCGAAAAGGACTCGGTGCACCTCCAGAGCTGGCCCGGGTGGGACGAGGCCGAGATCTCCTCCGAGACCGTGACGCTCATCGTCCAGGTGAACGGGAAGCTCCGCGACCGCATCGAAGCCCCCGCCGATCTCGACGAAGAGGGCGCGAAGAGGCTCGCCCTCGGAAGCTCGAAGGTCGCCGCTCACACCGACGGAAAGACGCTCAGGAAAACCGTCTACGTGCCGGGCAGGCTCGTGAACCTCGTCGTCGGCTAA
- a CDS encoding DUF92 domain-containing protein, whose protein sequence is MLSSVLIAAAVTALFAALAYALGMVGRSGALGGFVIGTAVFLFSGPEGFALLALFVLGGSALTKLGYGRKSRAGTAETYGGRRGARNALANCSVAVLLAALYAVTGSGALLVAFAASLGAAFADTAESEVGQLYGGEPRLITDLRPVPPGTDGAVSLPGTLAGLAAAALMAFAALVLGIADGTGAALIVAVAGFAGTLADSLIGAKLPQLGNEATNLACTLVAAGISLLLLALV, encoded by the coding sequence ATGCTCTCTTCCGTCCTGATCGCCGCCGCCGTTACGGCGCTGTTCGCCGCACTCGCATACGCGCTCGGGATGGTCGGGAGGAGCGGGGCCCTCGGCGGCTTCGTTATCGGGACGGCGGTCTTTCTCTTTTCCGGTCCCGAAGGCTTTGCGCTGCTCGCGCTCTTCGTTCTCGGGGGCTCGGCGCTGACCAAGCTCGGGTACGGACGCAAGAGCCGCGCCGGCACCGCCGAGACGTACGGCGGGCGCCGGGGTGCGAGAAACGCCCTTGCGAACTGCTCCGTCGCTGTCCTGCTCGCCGCTCTTTACGCCGTGACCGGCTCCGGAGCCTTACTCGTGGCCTTCGCGGCCTCGCTCGGCGCGGCGTTCGCCGACACGGCGGAGTCCGAGGTCGGCCAGCTCTACGGCGGGGAGCCCCGGCTCATAACCGACCTGCGCCCGGTCCCGCCCGGCACCGATGGCGCGGTAAGCCTCCCCGGCACGCTCGCCGGGCTTGCCGCTGCGGCGCTGATGGCGTTCGCCGCGCTCGTGCTCGGCATTGCGGACGGGACCGGCGCGGCCCTGATCGTCGCCGTCGCAGGCTTCGCCGGGACCCTCGCGGACAGCCTTATCGGTGCAAAGCTGCCGCAGCTCGGCAACGAGGCGACCAACCTCGCCTGCACCCTCGTAGCCGCCGGGATCTCCCTGCTGCTTCTCGCGCTCGTCTGA
- a CDS encoding tetratricopeptide repeat protein: MSDADAGGPSRAEMFEKLLRRDPENPMVLYSLGSELFKEGRYGEARGYLERSVRNKPDYSVAYRTLGRTLLELEDYEAAQEVLAKGREVAQGNGDFQTVKEIDVFTRRLQKRAGRSPESEPES; encoded by the coding sequence ATGAGCGACGCCGACGCTGGCGGTCCTTCGAGGGCCGAGATGTTCGAGAAGCTTCTCCGGCGAGACCCGGAGAACCCGATGGTCCTCTACTCGCTCGGGAGCGAGCTATTCAAGGAGGGCCGCTATGGAGAGGCGAGGGGCTACCTGGAGAGGTCCGTCAGGAACAAGCCCGACTACTCGGTCGCCTACCGGACGCTCGGGCGCACGCTGCTGGAGCTGGAAGACTACGAGGCGGCGCAGGAGGTTCTCGCGAAGGGTCGGGAGGTCGCGCAGGGGAACGGCGACTTCCAGACCGTCAAAGAGATAGACGTCTTCACCCGGCGGCTACAGAAGCGAGCCGGCCGGTCCCCGGAGAGCGAACCCGAGAGCTAG